One segment of Mycolicibacterium sp. YH-1 DNA contains the following:
- a CDS encoding sensor domain-containing protein — MSTAGKGPTPRLLVVLAAACLLTACTSTVTGSAVRDPAAAPANVGSLKESDIDRIMLTVDEIEDIVGARNLEVILETGEMSDNADSVSDPDCLGALFGAEEAVYEGTGWTAVRDQVVGDEENDRQHWVEQTAVLFPSERQAREFFDDSAAAWGHCAGFSVSVDDYESTYIWHVEDLDTRDDVIAQVTVQEDFDDWQCQHAMSVVSNLSVETWACAFGIEDQAVDIAEKMLAKAAKR; from the coding sequence GTGAGTACTGCTGGCAAGGGGCCGACCCCTCGACTACTTGTCGTGCTGGCCGCCGCCTGTCTTCTCACGGCGTGTACGAGCACGGTGACGGGGTCCGCGGTACGCGACCCGGCGGCCGCGCCGGCGAACGTCGGGTCCCTCAAGGAGTCCGATATCGACCGAATCATGTTGACCGTCGACGAGATCGAGGACATCGTCGGCGCGCGCAATCTGGAGGTCATCCTCGAGACCGGGGAGATGTCCGATAACGCCGACTCGGTGTCGGATCCGGATTGCCTGGGCGCGCTCTTCGGCGCCGAGGAGGCCGTGTACGAGGGCACCGGCTGGACGGCGGTCCGCGATCAGGTTGTCGGCGACGAGGAGAACGACAGGCAGCACTGGGTCGAGCAGACCGCAGTGCTGTTTCCGTCCGAACGCCAGGCCCGCGAGTTCTTCGACGACTCCGCTGCGGCGTGGGGTCACTGCGCCGGTTTCTCGGTCTCCGTGGACGACTACGAGTCCACCTACATCTGGCACGTCGAGGACCTCGATACCCGCGATGACGTGATCGCTCAGGTCACTGTGCAGGAAGACTTCGACGACTGGCAGTGCCAGCACGCCATGTCGGTGGTGTCGAACCTGAGCGTCGAGACGTGGGCGTGCGCCTTCGGTATCGAGGATCAGGCCGTCGACATCGCCGAGAAGATGCTGGCAAAGGCGGCCAAGCGCTAG
- a CDS encoding GAF domain-containing protein, with translation MTAPEPNVTDTTAGLAQIAGRLDALAERLGVKSVLVMRSDPDAMVVAATAGEATKHYTVGAAGRKAGRDADRVPLYCERIVDTDAPLFVRDSREDATFAGNEDEVEFGLSNYLGVAVHDESGAVLGTVCVLDDGPRDYTDEQRAELESLRDDVEQIVRRDSGALG, from the coding sequence ATGACCGCCCCGGAACCCAACGTCACCGATACCACCGCAGGACTGGCGCAGATCGCCGGCAGGCTCGATGCGCTCGCAGAGCGGCTGGGGGTGAAGTCAGTGCTGGTGATGCGCTCCGATCCAGACGCGATGGTCGTGGCGGCCACGGCCGGCGAGGCGACCAAGCACTACACCGTGGGCGCCGCGGGCCGCAAGGCCGGCAGGGACGCCGACCGGGTGCCGCTGTACTGCGAACGCATCGTGGACACCGATGCTCCCTTGTTCGTGCGGGATTCGCGGGAGGATGCCACCTTCGCCGGCAATGAGGACGAGGTCGAATTCGGCTTGAGCAACTACCTCGGTGTCGCGGTCCACGATGAGTCGGGCGCGGTGCTCGGCACCGTCTGCGTGCTCGACGACGGCCCGCGCGACTACACCGATGAGCAACGGGCCGAACTCGAGAGCCTGCGCGACGACGTGGAACAGATCGTGCGCCGCGACAGCGGTGCCCTGGGCTAA
- a CDS encoding NtaA/DmoA family FMN-dependent monooxygenase (This protein belongs to a clade of FMN-dependent monooxygenases, within a broader family of flavin-dependent oxidoreductases, the luciferase-like monooxygenase (LMM) family, some of whose members use coenzyme F420 rather than FMN.), with product MTRQLHLLLFGNTRSAGPWRHPDIDHTTAGVRRALIERARTAERGGLDALFFADGLNFGPPATWAYKTTEDFEPLTTAAALSSVTEHIGLVLTGSATLAHPFHLARQFLSLDHLSGGRTGWNLVTSFAAAAADNFSARGVVDHDERYRIAEEAIDVVTNLWDGWGEDTIVADRQAGVFNDVSKIHVTEHHGRYFDVKGPIGAARSPQGRPVIFQAGSSSAGSAFAARHAEVIFTGQGNRARAADFYRQIHAKALAVGRRTPPLITPSLRFIVGSTEDEAARAERTAYEHFSPEYQAGWLLEVDVDVTGADLDGPVPSSAFPATTQTHQTALAGYRALAAEATTVREFLYRTVNGWGAQVIGTPERIADDIEEWFHTGASDGFVLSDSGLPGQLDLFVDQVVPVLRKRGLFRHEYAGATLRSHLGLEVPARFGVQA from the coding sequence GTGACCCGTCAACTGCATCTGCTGCTGTTCGGCAACACCCGTTCGGCAGGGCCCTGGCGGCATCCCGATATCGACCACACCACCGCGGGCGTACGACGCGCGTTGATCGAACGGGCGCGCACGGCTGAGCGCGGGGGACTGGACGCGCTGTTCTTCGCCGACGGGCTGAACTTCGGCCCACCTGCCACCTGGGCGTACAAGACCACCGAGGACTTCGAACCGCTCACCACGGCGGCCGCGCTGTCGTCGGTCACCGAACACATCGGCCTCGTGCTGACCGGATCGGCGACCCTCGCGCACCCATTCCACCTGGCCCGCCAGTTCCTCTCACTCGATCATCTCAGCGGGGGACGAACCGGCTGGAATCTGGTGACCAGCTTCGCCGCGGCGGCCGCCGACAACTTCAGCGCCCGCGGAGTGGTCGACCATGACGAGCGATACCGCATCGCCGAGGAGGCCATCGACGTCGTCACCAACCTGTGGGACGGCTGGGGCGAGGACACCATCGTCGCCGACCGTCAGGCGGGAGTCTTCAACGACGTCAGCAAGATTCACGTCACCGAACACCATGGGCGCTACTTCGACGTCAAGGGGCCGATCGGTGCCGCGCGTTCCCCTCAGGGCAGGCCGGTGATCTTTCAGGCGGGCAGCTCGAGCGCGGGAAGTGCGTTCGCCGCACGGCACGCCGAGGTGATCTTCACCGGCCAGGGCAACCGGGCGCGGGCAGCTGACTTCTACCGTCAGATCCACGCCAAGGCGCTGGCCGTCGGTCGGAGGACACCACCGCTGATCACACCGTCGCTGCGGTTCATCGTTGGTTCGACAGAGGACGAGGCCGCGCGTGCTGAACGCACCGCCTACGAGCACTTCAGCCCCGAGTACCAGGCGGGCTGGTTGCTCGAGGTCGACGTCGACGTCACCGGTGCGGACCTGGACGGTCCGGTGCCCTCCTCGGCGTTCCCCGCCACCACCCAGACGCACCAGACCGCCCTGGCCGGCTATCGGGCGTTGGCAGCCGAAGCCACCACGGTGCGGGAGTTCCTGTACCGCACCGTCAACGGCTGGGGTGCGCAGGTGATCGGCACCCCCGAACGGATCGCCGACGATATCGAGGAGTGGTTCCACACCGGGGCCTCCGACGGCTTCGTGCTCAGCGACTCGGGTCTGCCCGGGCAGCTGGATCTCTTCGTCGACCAGGTGGTGCCGGTCCTGCGCAAGCGTGGTCTGTTCCGGCACGAGTACGCCGGTGCCACGTTGCGTAGCCATCTGGGTCTCGAGGTGCCCGCGCGGTTCGGCGTGCAGGCATGA
- a CDS encoding LLM class flavin-dependent oxidoreductase — protein MTRVDRPFALSAFTMSTASHGNFGMWRHPEDHTSRYTDLRYWTDLAKLLEDGGFDVLFVADAVGQLDVFGGDASAALSRGVQTPVTDPLLAVSAMAAVTERIGFGITVSTTYESPYLLARKFSTLDHLTGGRIGWNIVTSLLDSAARNIIARDRQIPHDERYAMASEFLDVAYKLWEGSWEDDAVVRDRDRGVYTDPQKVHPIEHSGRYFSVPGAHLVEPSPQRTPVLFQAGTSAAGREFAARNAELVFASDPRPDVLRANIDDVRRRAVGHGRDPDSIRFITSVEIVTDSTDSAARAKADELATYHDLEGGLVLLSALSGVDWSSYGVDRPIEQFDTDASRSILASVATSERLTLRDYVGGLGGFGGELFVGSGSTVADELEAYAERSGVDGFNIAYHVTPGSFRDVAEHVIPELRRRGRAAEQGDPTTLRQRLFGSDSARLARDHPAAAYRR, from the coding sequence ATGACGCGGGTGGACAGGCCGTTCGCGTTGTCGGCGTTCACCATGTCGACGGCCTCGCACGGCAACTTCGGCATGTGGCGACACCCCGAGGATCACACCTCGCGCTACACCGACCTGCGGTACTGGACCGATCTCGCCAAGCTGCTCGAGGACGGCGGGTTCGACGTCCTGTTCGTTGCCGACGCGGTCGGCCAGCTCGACGTCTTCGGTGGTGACGCGTCGGCCGCACTGTCGCGCGGCGTGCAGACACCCGTGACCGATCCGCTGCTGGCGGTGTCCGCGATGGCCGCCGTCACCGAGCGAATCGGGTTCGGCATCACCGTGTCAACGACCTATGAGAGCCCCTATCTACTGGCCCGCAAGTTCAGCACTCTGGATCACCTGACGGGCGGCCGGATCGGCTGGAACATCGTCACGTCGTTGTTGGACAGTGCGGCGCGCAACATCATCGCCAGGGACCGCCAGATTCCGCACGACGAGCGCTATGCGATGGCCAGTGAGTTCCTCGACGTCGCCTACAAGCTGTGGGAGGGCTCGTGGGAGGACGATGCGGTGGTCCGGGACCGTGACCGCGGTGTCTACACCGATCCGCAGAAGGTCCACCCGATCGAGCACAGCGGTCGCTACTTCAGCGTGCCGGGAGCCCATTTGGTGGAACCCTCGCCGCAGCGGACCCCGGTGCTGTTCCAGGCCGGCACATCGGCCGCGGGCCGCGAGTTCGCCGCCCGTAACGCCGAACTCGTCTTCGCCAGCGATCCGCGCCCTGACGTGCTGCGCGCGAACATCGACGACGTCCGGCGCCGCGCGGTGGGCCACGGGCGTGATCCCGACTCGATCAGGTTCATCACCTCGGTCGAGATCGTCACGGACAGCACTGATTCCGCGGCACGCGCCAAGGCCGACGAGCTGGCCACCTACCACGACCTCGAGGGCGGCCTGGTGCTGCTGTCGGCGCTCAGCGGTGTCGACTGGTCGAGCTACGGGGTGGACCGGCCGATCGAACAGTTCGACACCGACGCCAGCCGTTCCATTCTCGCGTCGGTCGCCACCTCGGAACGATTGACGTTGCGCGACTACGTGGGAGGTCTCGGCGGATTCGGCGGTGAGCTGTTCGTCGGCTCGGGATCCACCGTCGCAGACGAGCTGGAGGCCTACGCAGAACGCTCCGGCGTGGACGGTTTCAACATCGCCTACCACGTCACGCCCGGAAGTTTCCGGGACGTCGCCGAGCACGTCATCCCCGAACTGCGACGCCGTGGCCGCGCTGCGGAGCAGGGGGACCCGACGACGTTGCGGCAGCGGCTGTTCGGCTCCGACTCGGCGCGGCTCGCGCGCGATCACCCGGCCGCCGCATACCGCAGATAA
- a CDS encoding APC family permease: MSLSGKRLTSAQDTGLEREALGPWGVFAQGLAAAAPSVAVAVVPFSLFVAAGKGAAWAVLVGLVIVVLIATTISFQAKRTVSSGSLGTYTGNGLGSGFAYAAGFSLLIGYIGFATTGTLGGVLYLDSFLEAIGIGSEATWFKLLLVIVVVATAVYLPYRGVSIAAKYELAFELIAIASILVIIIGSYVAYGVRIDWEQWNPAHLGSSATFIAAVTAVGSYAGFESVASLGAEAKDAHRNISRSLLRVVLLLGVLYIVATYPQILFFDDIDGDKAVLPQLADAVGVSWVNYVVSAAVAIAFIVFVTAVTTAAARSLFTFAHEGALPAVFTKVHERHRTPWAGIVFVGAVSLIFSVVATFSSVGRLVFDVYGGYVATWGFLISYLLVVIATPIWLAKIKALTPVRLAVSVAAAIGLGYVIFSNFYPVPEFPFNILPFIYGGILLAGLLWYAYLRWAKPEVAERIGTIQTLSEEEQQRLVDAGILEVLAEEHRAEQDPAEDGDPESSRDREPVAP, translated from the coding sequence GTGAGCCTGTCGGGCAAGAGGTTGACGTCGGCTCAGGACACCGGACTGGAACGGGAGGCACTCGGACCCTGGGGCGTCTTCGCCCAGGGTCTGGCGGCAGCCGCCCCCAGCGTGGCGGTCGCGGTGGTGCCTTTCTCACTGTTCGTGGCGGCGGGCAAGGGCGCCGCGTGGGCGGTGCTGGTGGGCTTGGTGATTGTCGTCCTCATCGCCACCACCATCAGCTTCCAGGCCAAGCGCACGGTGTCCTCGGGATCGCTGGGCACCTACACCGGCAACGGTCTCGGGTCCGGATTCGCCTATGCCGCAGGGTTCAGCCTGCTGATCGGCTACATCGGCTTCGCCACCACCGGCACCCTCGGCGGTGTGCTCTACCTGGACTCGTTCCTGGAGGCCATCGGCATCGGTTCGGAGGCAACCTGGTTCAAGTTGCTGCTCGTCATCGTGGTGGTGGCCACCGCGGTGTACCTGCCCTACCGGGGGGTCTCGATCGCGGCGAAGTACGAACTGGCCTTCGAACTCATCGCGATCGCGTCCATCCTGGTGATCATCATCGGCTCCTACGTGGCATACGGCGTCCGAATCGACTGGGAGCAGTGGAATCCCGCACATCTGGGATCCAGTGCCACCTTCATCGCCGCCGTGACCGCGGTGGGTTCTTATGCAGGCTTCGAGAGCGTCGCCTCGCTGGGCGCCGAGGCCAAGGATGCGCACCGCAACATCTCGCGTTCGCTGCTGCGGGTTGTCCTTCTGCTCGGTGTGCTCTACATCGTCGCCACCTACCCGCAGATCCTGTTCTTCGACGATATCGACGGCGATAAGGCGGTACTGCCACAACTGGCTGACGCCGTTGGTGTGAGCTGGGTCAACTACGTGGTCAGCGCCGCGGTCGCCATCGCGTTCATCGTCTTCGTCACCGCGGTCACAACCGCCGCTGCTCGGTCGTTGTTCACGTTCGCCCACGAGGGCGCGCTGCCCGCGGTCTTCACCAAGGTGCACGAGAGGCACCGCACACCCTGGGCGGGAATCGTCTTCGTGGGTGCTGTGTCGCTGATCTTCTCGGTGGTCGCGACGTTCAGCTCGGTGGGGCGTCTGGTGTTCGACGTTTACGGCGGTTACGTCGCCACATGGGGCTTCCTGATCAGCTATCTGCTGGTCGTCATCGCGACGCCGATTTGGCTGGCCAAGATCAAGGCGCTCACGCCGGTGCGGCTCGCGGTCTCGGTGGCGGCGGCCATCGGGCTGGGATACGTCATCTTCAGCAACTTCTACCCGGTGCCCGAGTTCCCGTTCAACATCCTGCCGTTCATCTACGGCGGCATCCTGCTCGCCGGGCTGCTCTGGTACGCCTACCTGCGCTGGGCGAAACCCGAAGTGGCCGAGCGGATCGGAACCATCCAGACGCTGTCGGAGGAGGAGCAGCAGCGGCTCGTCGACGCGGGCATCCTGGAAGTCCTCGCCGAGGAGCACCGGGCCGAGCAGGACCCGGCCGAGGACGGCGATCCCGAGTCGTCGCGCGACCGGGAGCCAGTCGCGCCATGA
- a CDS encoding N-acetyltransferase, translating to MTLTDFRGVGSWSRSPASAVDHPLIADFLATTSGLGGRKFSADSRDVAEQLDGVYPDGATVLRDEAGRVRGYALLRPPHGVDLAEISGEFVFGPDARHVLIDEIVGATVDRFHREARGVAGAYLRVFIGTDQAAALDALIARGAWREGEFIRTRKPLEGEDVDGLAAVEVSGLTVLSWAEVVDRGLGEQVRRLQYDTFLEHFGNMSKTPAAFAHHLHSRSFTPDFSVAAVDASGDVVGYVLGSTFTAGTAPGEERSAHTDYIGVRSDQRKRGIGELLLRKVWLAALRRGVTVASLGTDINNQSNAHLLYRRLGYVAVENQYAYRIDAVREPNTHE from the coding sequence ATGACACTGACCGACTTTCGTGGCGTCGGAAGCTGGTCGCGGTCACCGGCATCCGCCGTCGACCATCCCCTGATCGCCGACTTTCTGGCCACCACCAGCGGGTTGGGCGGACGCAAGTTCTCCGCTGACTCCCGCGATGTCGCCGAGCAGCTCGACGGCGTCTATCCCGACGGTGCGACGGTGTTGCGTGACGAGGCGGGCCGCGTGCGGGGTTACGCACTGCTGCGACCGCCACACGGTGTCGACCTCGCGGAGATCTCGGGCGAGTTCGTGTTCGGCCCCGATGCGCGACATGTCCTCATCGACGAGATCGTCGGCGCGACTGTGGATCGGTTCCACCGCGAGGCGAGGGGTGTCGCGGGGGCGTATCTGCGCGTCTTCATCGGCACCGACCAGGCTGCGGCGCTGGATGCGCTCATCGCACGCGGCGCCTGGCGGGAGGGGGAGTTCATCAGGACCCGCAAGCCGCTGGAGGGGGAGGACGTCGACGGGCTGGCAGCGGTCGAGGTGTCGGGACTGACGGTGCTGAGCTGGGCGGAGGTCGTCGACCGCGGCCTGGGTGAGCAGGTGCGCCGCCTGCAGTACGACACGTTCCTCGAACACTTCGGCAACATGTCGAAAACCCCGGCGGCGTTCGCACATCACCTGCACAGCCGGTCGTTCACGCCGGACTTCAGCGTCGCGGCGGTCGACGCCTCCGGTGATGTCGTGGGCTATGTGCTTGGCTCGACGTTCACCGCAGGGACGGCGCCGGGCGAGGAACGCAGTGCCCACACCGACTACATCGGAGTCCGCAGCGATCAGCGCAAGCGGGGGATCGGTGAGCTTCTGCTGCGCAAGGTCTGGCTCGCGGCGCTGCGGCGCGGGGTGACGGTCGCCTCCCTGGGCACCGACATCAACAACCAGAGCAATGCCCACCTGCTGTACCGGCGACTCGGGTACGTCGCCGTGGAGAACCAGTACGCATACCGTATCGATGCCGTGAGGGAGCCGAACACCCATGAGTGA
- a CDS encoding acyl-CoA dehydrogenase family protein produces MSDNETYLRHPSATDDELWVRFGPVFEFIAEGNTERERDRTFPHEQVRWLRDEGFGTLRIPKEDGGFGASLQQTFELLADLAAADPNVAHIFRNHLAFVEDRLNAPRSAGADTWLKRFLSGAFVGGGWTEANNVTLANIASTVIQRDDHWEVTGAKYYATGSLYADWLDVLGKDDDGTLLTALVRADDPGVELVDDWRGFGQRTTASGSARYNQVPAQEGDVFPATDRFVYQAHFYQTAMLSVLTGITRAALRDGTAQLRARTRNYPQGLTEVPSDDAQLLQVIGQVSADVFAADAALSRGSSTLDDIVDARVQARESRVEQLLIDAEVAVSQAQLVIIAAALKSTTEIFDALGASGVSEVNGLDRHWRNARTLASHNPRVYKARILGDWLVNGRTPVSSLVAGGRGGQGN; encoded by the coding sequence ATGAGTGACAACGAGACCTACCTGCGCCACCCCAGCGCAACGGACGACGAGCTGTGGGTGAGGTTCGGGCCCGTGTTCGAGTTCATCGCCGAGGGCAATACCGAGCGAGAGCGCGACCGGACGTTCCCGCACGAGCAGGTGCGCTGGTTGCGGGACGAGGGTTTCGGCACGCTGCGAATCCCCAAGGAGGACGGTGGTTTCGGAGCCTCGCTGCAGCAGACGTTCGAGCTGTTGGCGGATCTTGCTGCCGCCGACCCGAACGTCGCGCACATCTTCCGCAACCATCTCGCCTTCGTCGAGGACCGGCTCAACGCGCCACGGTCGGCTGGTGCCGACACCTGGCTGAAGCGCTTCCTCTCGGGTGCATTCGTGGGTGGCGGATGGACCGAGGCGAACAACGTCACCCTGGCCAACATCGCCTCGACCGTGATACAACGCGACGACCACTGGGAGGTCACCGGCGCGAAATACTATGCCACCGGCAGCCTCTACGCGGACTGGCTCGACGTTCTGGGTAAGGATGACGACGGGACACTGCTCACGGCGCTCGTGCGGGCCGATGATCCGGGAGTCGAACTGGTCGATGACTGGCGAGGATTCGGTCAGCGCACCACGGCCAGTGGATCGGCGCGCTACAACCAGGTCCCCGCGCAGGAGGGTGACGTCTTCCCAGCCACAGACCGGTTCGTCTACCAGGCGCACTTCTATCAGACCGCGATGCTGTCGGTGTTGACCGGTATCACGCGCGCGGCGTTGCGTGACGGCACAGCCCAATTGAGGGCGCGGACGCGCAACTACCCGCAGGGACTCACCGAGGTTCCCTCCGATGACGCACAACTACTTCAGGTCATCGGTCAGGTGTCGGCCGATGTGTTCGCGGCGGACGCCGCACTGAGCAGAGGTAGCAGCACGCTGGACGATATCGTCGACGCCCGCGTGCAGGCCCGCGAATCCCGCGTCGAGCAGCTCTTGATCGACGCCGAGGTTGCGGTGTCGCAGGCGCAGCTGGTGATCATCGCCGCTGCGCTGAAGTCCACCACCGAGATCTTCGATGCCCTTGGCGCATCGGGGGTGTCGGAGGTCAACGGGCTCGACAGGCACTGGCGCAACGCCAGGACCCTGGCGTCGCACAACCCGCGGGTCTACAAGGCCCGGATCCTGGGGGACTGGCTCGTCAACGGCAGGACACCGGTGTCGAGTCTCGTTGCCGGCGGTCGCGGCGGGCAGGGCAACTGA
- a CDS encoding MFS transporter, whose product MVEDEQGAAAPAGTGISTSLRILLAVLCGVAVANIYYAQPLLERIGSDLSIPRANLGVIIAIAQLGYLVGLIALVPLGDLVNRRKLIAIQIGAAAAGTTLVAFSTTSVQLLVGMAVAGLFSVVVQVVVAYAAAVSAPAERGMNIGVVTSGVVIGIVMARTASGVIADLVGWRAVYAGSALISVLLAGVALARLPRDKRVPPERTYARAVVSVITLTATDRVFRPRAVIALFLFASFGVLWSGMALPLSADPWHLSTTQIGLFGIAGLIGALGATRAGRWADRGKQQRVTAIGLIVLMISWVFSAQAPHSLVLFVIGVIALDFAVQAVHVTSQNQIVAHAPESAGSVVGSYMVFYSLGSAIGAMSSAAVFASAGWGAVCVLGGAYAAVAFCVWAVELRGLSCPARRDRRQRDSTPVSCR is encoded by the coding sequence GTGGTCGAGGATGAGCAAGGCGCGGCGGCGCCGGCGGGGACGGGCATATCGACATCCCTGCGAATCCTGTTGGCGGTGTTGTGCGGCGTAGCCGTTGCCAACATCTACTACGCCCAGCCGCTTCTCGAACGAATCGGCTCCGACCTGTCGATTCCGCGCGCCAACCTCGGCGTCATCATCGCGATCGCCCAACTCGGCTACCTGGTGGGTCTGATAGCCCTGGTTCCGCTCGGCGATCTGGTGAACCGCAGAAAGCTGATTGCCATCCAGATCGGCGCCGCAGCCGCGGGGACGACGCTGGTCGCCTTCTCCACGACGAGTGTGCAGCTACTGGTGGGAATGGCTGTGGCAGGACTGTTCTCGGTGGTGGTGCAAGTGGTGGTGGCCTACGCGGCGGCGGTCAGCGCACCTGCCGAGCGCGGTATGAACATCGGTGTCGTCACGAGTGGGGTGGTCATTGGCATTGTCATGGCGCGTACCGCTTCCGGCGTCATCGCGGATCTCGTGGGCTGGCGTGCCGTTTACGCGGGGTCGGCCCTCATCTCCGTGCTGCTTGCGGGTGTTGCGCTGGCTCGGCTACCTCGTGACAAACGGGTACCGCCCGAGCGCACGTATGCCCGGGCAGTTGTCTCGGTGATCACCCTGACGGCCACCGATCGAGTGTTCCGCCCGCGGGCGGTGATAGCCCTGTTTCTGTTCGCATCCTTTGGGGTGCTGTGGAGCGGGATGGCGCTGCCGCTCAGCGCAGACCCGTGGCACTTGTCGACCACACAGATCGGGCTGTTCGGGATCGCGGGCTTGATCGGCGCCCTCGGCGCCACCCGCGCTGGACGATGGGCCGATCGGGGGAAACAGCAGCGCGTCACCGCGATAGGGCTGATCGTCCTCATGATCTCCTGGGTGTTCAGTGCGCAGGCTCCCCACTCCCTCGTTCTGTTCGTGATCGGCGTCATCGCACTCGATTTCGCCGTTCAGGCCGTACATGTCACGAGCCAGAACCAGATCGTCGCGCACGCGCCGGAATCCGCAGGCAGCGTTGTCGGCAGCTACATGGTCTTCTACTCGCTCGGCAGCGCCATCGGAGCAATGAGCAGCGCCGCGGTCTTTGCGTCCGCGGGGTGGGGAGCGGTGTGCGTCCTTGGCGGTGCCTACGCTGCTGTGGCCTTCTGCGTCTGGGCGGTCGAGCTACGCGGACTCAGTTGCCCTGCCCGCCGCGACCGCCGGCAACGAGACTCGACACCGGTGTCCTGCCGTTGA
- a CDS encoding helix-turn-helix domain-containing protein, with the protein MTDNDRWTDQHCPVARALDLVGDRWSLLIVRDAIDGARRFSQLQRSLGIAKNILSDRLRVLVEQGILETQSNEQGTRKEYVLTSSGRDLFTVIVSLRQWGERHAFLAGERHSTLVDDTGGGAVPTLRVVNKDGVELTPANTHVHRVDT; encoded by the coding sequence ATGACTGACAACGATCGATGGACCGACCAGCACTGCCCCGTCGCGAGAGCACTCGACCTCGTCGGCGATCGGTGGTCGCTGCTGATCGTGCGGGACGCCATTGACGGTGCTCGCCGGTTCAGTCAGCTTCAGCGCAGTCTCGGTATCGCCAAGAACATCCTCAGTGACCGGCTGCGCGTCCTGGTCGAACAGGGGATTCTCGAGACTCAGTCAAACGAGCAGGGAACCCGCAAGGAGTACGTGCTCACCAGTAGCGGCCGTGACCTGTTCACGGTGATCGTGAGTCTCCGTCAATGGGGTGAACGCCACGCCTTCTTGGCTGGCGAGCGGCACTCGACGCTGGTCGACGACACCGGTGGAGGTGCTGTGCCCACGCTTCGTGTGGTGAACAAGGACGGCGTCGAACTCACTCCTGCAAACACCCACGTGCACAGGGTGGACACCTGA
- a CDS encoding LLM class flavin-dependent oxidoreductase codes for MSIHLHWFLPTNGDSREILGSGDDSHLAVGPSASRIRQPTIAYLGEIARTAELLGFESVLTPTGTWCEDAWVTTAALTQVTSRLKFLVAFRPGFISPTLAAHQAATFQRISGGRLLLNIVTGGDPVEQARFGDHLGHDERYRRTGEFLRVLRGVSALPRGETFDLDGDHYQISGARIDFGDWDPPQIFFGGASSAAEDVAARYVDTYLSWGETPAQIAERLDRLRVRAAEQGRSLQFGIRLHVISRDTSAEAWAHAERLLSAISDERIATAQQVLARSESVGQRRMTALHEGRTANLEISPNLWAGYGLVRGGAGTALVGSHTEVADRIAEYHALGIDHFVLSGQPHVEEAYWFAEGAGAVLRARGLV; via the coding sequence GTGAGCATCCATCTGCACTGGTTTCTGCCCACCAACGGCGACAGCCGGGAGATTCTCGGATCGGGTGATGACTCGCATCTGGCCGTTGGTCCGTCGGCGAGCCGAATCCGCCAGCCGACGATCGCCTACCTCGGCGAAATCGCCCGCACCGCAGAGCTTCTCGGATTCGAGTCGGTGCTCACGCCAACCGGGACGTGGTGCGAGGACGCGTGGGTCACCACGGCGGCGCTGACCCAGGTCACCTCCCGGTTGAAGTTCCTGGTGGCGTTCCGGCCGGGCTTCATCTCCCCCACGCTCGCGGCGCACCAGGCCGCCACGTTCCAGCGCATCTCCGGTGGCCGGCTGCTGCTCAACATCGTCACCGGTGGCGATCCCGTCGAGCAGGCCCGGTTCGGCGATCACCTGGGGCACGACGAACGCTACCGGCGCACCGGGGAGTTCCTTCGGGTACTGCGCGGCGTCTCGGCGCTGCCTCGCGGCGAGACGTTCGACCTCGACGGTGACCACTACCAGATATCTGGTGCCCGAATCGATTTCGGCGACTGGGATCCTCCGCAGATCTTCTTCGGCGGTGCATCCAGCGCCGCCGAGGACGTCGCGGCACGCTATGTCGACACCTATCTGTCGTGGGGCGAGACGCCAGCCCAGATCGCCGAGCGGCTCGACCGGTTGCGTGTCCGTGCCGCCGAGCAGGGCCGCTCGCTGCAGTTCGGCATCCGGCTGCACGTGATCAGCCGGGACACGTCGGCCGAGGCGTGGGCGCACGCCGAACGCCTGCTGTCGGCCATCAGCGATGAACGGATCGCGACCGCGCAGCAAGTCCTGGCCCGCTCGGAGTCCGTGGGCCAGCGCAGGATGACCGCCCTGCACGAGGGGCGAACGGCGAATCTCGAGATCTCGCCGAACCTCTGGGCCGGTTACGGTCTGGTGCGCGGTGGTGCGGGCACGGCGCTGGTCGGCAGCCACACGGAGGTCGCCGACCGCATCGCGGAGTACCACGCGCTGGGCATCGACCACTTCGTCCTGTCGGGACAACCACACGTCGAGGAGGCGTACTGGTTCGCCGAGGGCGCGGGCGCGGTGCTGCGCGCCCGCGGCCTGGTGTGA